A genomic segment from Blastopirellula marina encodes:
- a CDS encoding Glu/Leu/Phe/Val family dehydrogenase, producing MNAPVSTDLFSGAIARLDKAFQYADIDAEALERLKHPKQILQVSVPVRMDNGSLKVFTGYRVRHDDTRGPTKGGLRYSPNVDISEVKALAFWMTFKCAVMNIPYGGAKGGICVNPKELSRMELERLSRGFIEQIADFIGPETDIPAPDMYTNAMIMGWMMDEYSKIHRRHTPGVITGKPIPLGGSQGREEATGRGAYYCIKELEKKRDWEPKTIRVAVQGFGNAGQHIARLLHSDGYQVVGVSDSSGGCYKPEGFDIPSLIQVKNESRRLQAVYCTGSVCEAIQSKAITNEELLELDVDILVPAALENVITASNANKIKAPVIVEVANGPITGEADEILNEKGKLVVPDILANAGGVTVSYFEWVQNQQGYYWNLDEVQQKLHTMMAREFNHVYDWMVEKKIDMRTAAYAVALSRIGAAIASLGTVQYFSDNDS from the coding sequence ATGAATGCCCCAGTCAGTACCGATCTATTCTCCGGTGCGATCGCCCGTCTAGATAAAGCGTTTCAGTATGCCGACATCGACGCCGAAGCCCTCGAACGCTTGAAACACCCCAAGCAGATCCTACAAGTTTCGGTACCGGTGAGGATGGACAACGGCTCGCTGAAAGTCTTCACCGGCTATCGCGTTCGCCACGACGACACCCGCGGACCAACCAAAGGGGGCCTGCGCTACTCGCCCAATGTCGATATCTCGGAAGTGAAAGCGCTCGCCTTCTGGATGACCTTCAAGTGTGCCGTGATGAACATCCCTTACGGGGGCGCGAAAGGGGGCATCTGCGTGAACCCGAAAGAGCTTTCGCGGATGGAACTCGAGCGGCTCTCGCGCGGCTTCATCGAACAGATCGCCGACTTCATCGGCCCCGAGACCGACATCCCCGCCCCTGACATGTACACCAACGCCATGATCATGGGCTGGATGATGGATGAGTATTCGAAGATCCATCGCCGCCATACGCCCGGCGTGATTACCGGCAAACCAATTCCCCTGGGTGGTAGCCAGGGACGTGAAGAGGCTACCGGCCGCGGCGCTTACTACTGCATCAAAGAGCTCGAAAAGAAACGGGACTGGGAGCCCAAAACGATACGCGTTGCCGTACAAGGTTTCGGTAATGCCGGGCAACATATTGCTCGGCTATTGCACTCGGACGGCTACCAGGTTGTGGGCGTCAGCGATTCATCCGGTGGATGCTACAAGCCAGAAGGATTCGATATCCCCAGCTTGATACAGGTCAAGAACGAATCACGACGCCTGCAAGCCGTCTACTGCACCGGTTCGGTTTGCGAAGCGATCCAGTCCAAAGCGATCACCAACGAAGAACTGCTGGAGCTGGATGTCGACATTCTCGTTCCCGCCGCCCTAGAGAACGTGATCACCGCCTCGAACGCCAATAAGATCAAAGCCCCGGTCATTGTCGAAGTGGCCAACGGCCCTATCACCGGTGAAGCGGACGAGATCCTCAACGAAAAGGGTAAGCTGGTGGTCCCCGATATCCTGGCCAATGCAGGCGGTGTCACCGTCAGCTACTTCGAATGGGTTCAGAATCAACAAGGCTACTACTGGAACCTGGACGAGGTGCAACAAAAGCTACACACGATGATGGCCCGGGAATTCAACCACGTGTACGACTGGATGGTCGAAAAGAAGATCGACATGCGCACGGCCGCCTATGCGGTTGCTTTGTCGCGCATCGGTGCCGCGATCGCTTCGCTGGGGACGGTCCAGTATTTCTCCGATAACGATTCGTAA
- a CDS encoding glycosyltransferase family 4 protein, with translation MKIVQLISGFGVNGAIIQCLRLAEGLARRGHDVTLVGRNNSWIQSQLPGTGVKFRCSDLKRWPFHDLKAMARWIEHEHIDIVHTHNTSGQIFGMMLKMFTEVPVVATAHHNKLHAYWMMKDFVIANSDHTRSIEINWNRVRPHNIETIRALIDHAPIPRNSQQLRDRWRRENGFTESDKLIGIVGDVCPRKNHLLLLKALPEILRRVPRAKVAVIGNRCPHYMKRVSRRIDRQGLHNEFRFVDFQYDIPNMMRAIDLLVACPTQEAFGLTPPEAMAAFKPVVATRVGGLIESVVDGETGYLVPSNNATALSAAVATVLENDDLAEQMGMAGRARFLDMFDNHRNVIRHEEIYTEVARRVLRRDVSKPVSLPKRTTATLPTAGVPPMVYHR, from the coding sequence ATGAAGATCGTGCAACTTATCTCCGGATTCGGCGTTAACGGAGCCATTATTCAATGTCTGCGTTTAGCCGAAGGACTCGCGAGACGCGGGCACGATGTCACTCTGGTTGGTCGAAATAACTCCTGGATCCAAAGTCAATTGCCAGGCACAGGCGTCAAGTTCCGCTGCTCCGATCTGAAACGCTGGCCCTTTCACGATCTAAAAGCGATGGCCCGCTGGATCGAGCACGAACACATCGACATCGTCCACACCCACAACACCAGCGGACAAATCTTTGGCATGATGCTGAAGATGTTCACCGAAGTCCCTGTGGTAGCCACCGCCCACCACAACAAGCTGCATGCCTATTGGATGATGAAGGACTTTGTGATCGCGAATTCCGATCATACCCGCAGTATCGAAATCAACTGGAATCGCGTCCGGCCGCACAATATCGAAACGATTCGTGCCCTGATCGATCACGCTCCGATCCCGAGAAACTCCCAGCAACTTCGCGACCGATGGCGTCGCGAGAATGGTTTCACAGAATCCGACAAGCTGATCGGCATCGTCGGCGACGTTTGCCCCCGCAAGAATCATCTGCTGCTGCTTAAGGCCCTGCCTGAGATCCTGCGGCGTGTCCCCCGTGCCAAGGTCGCCGTCATCGGCAACCGCTGTCCTCACTACATGAAACGTGTGTCTCGCCGTATCGATCGACAGGGGTTGCATAACGAATTTCGCTTCGTCGACTTTCAATACGATATCCCCAATATGATGCGGGCCATCGATCTTCTGGTCGCTTGTCCTACGCAGGAAGCATTCGGCCTGACCCCTCCCGAAGCGATGGCCGCGTTCAAACCGGTGGTCGCTACCCGCGTGGGCGGGCTGATCGAAAGCGTTGTCGACGGCGAGACAGGCTACCTGGTCCCCAGCAACAATGCCACGGCGTTGTCTGCGGCGGTGGCCACGGTCCTGGAAAACGACGACCTGGCCGAGCAAATGGGCATGGCCGGCAGGGCACGCTTCCTCGATATGTTCGACAACCACCGCAACGTGATTCGTCACGAAGAGATCTACACCGAAGTCGCCCGGCGTGTTCTTCGCCGCGACGTTTCCAAGCCGGTCTCGCTCCCCAAACGCACAACCGCTACGCTGCCGACCGCCGGCGTACCACCGATGGTCTATCATCGCTAG
- the rdgB gene encoding RdgB/HAM1 family non-canonical purine NTP pyrophosphatase gives MPSRLSGCHELIVATSNPFKVRELTNLLQPLGLPVYPLPQDALLQPVVEDGDTLLENARKKASGYAFQLRRWVIADDTGLEVDALGGAPGVRSARYAGDDATMAMNLALLIEHMQGIPDYQRTARFVCHLCVAAPDGSVVLERGGECRGQIGHEPIGEYGFGYDSVFLVEDGHQTLAELDEQRTAEVGHRGRAVRALIEAWPNA, from the coding sequence ATGCCTAGCCGCTTGAGTGGGTGCCACGAACTGATCGTCGCCACATCGAACCCCTTCAAGGTTCGCGAGCTGACCAATCTGCTTCAACCTCTTGGGCTGCCCGTTTATCCCCTTCCGCAAGATGCGTTGCTCCAGCCGGTCGTGGAAGATGGGGACACGTTGCTGGAAAATGCCCGCAAGAAGGCCAGCGGTTACGCGTTTCAGTTGCGGCGGTGGGTGATCGCCGACGACACCGGCCTGGAAGTTGACGCACTGGGTGGTGCCCCCGGCGTGCGATCGGCCCGGTATGCTGGCGACGACGCAACCATGGCAATGAACCTAGCCTTGCTGATCGAACACATGCAAGGCATACCCGACTATCAGCGAACGGCCCGCTTCGTCTGCCATCTGTGTGTCGCGGCTCCTGATGGCAGTGTCGTCCTGGAAAGGGGAGGGGAGTGCCGCGGCCAGATCGGGCACGAGCCAATCGGCGAGTATGGCTTCGGCTACGACTCGGTCTTTCTCGTGGAAGACGGCCACCAAACGCTGGCCGAACTGGATGAACAGCGAACGGCCGAAGTGGGGCATCGCGGCCGCGCGGTGCGAGCCCTCATTGAAGCCTGGCCGAATGCTTAG
- a CDS encoding DUF3656 domain-containing protein yields the protein MNDPQASTVTRPELLAPAGDWDCARAAIANGADAIYFGLETGFNARARAKNFSLDDLPRLMEMLHWHGVRGYTTVNTLTFSDELATIEPIIRRIAEAGTDAVLVQDLGLVGLIRRTAPELPIHASTQMTLTSAECIAEIEETGIERVVLARELSVNEISKIHDKTTMPLEAFVHGALCVAYSGQCLTSESLGGRSANRGQCAQACRLPYELVCDGADIDLGAQKYLLSPQDLAAFALVPELLAAGVVSFKIEGRLKTPEYVANITRHYRQAIDAALAGKPVTFTPRQVEEMELSFSRGFSPGWLHGCDHKMLVPATSSSKRGVLVAEVVAVDDRRKRVKLELHGRLKAGDGIVFEGDRAAGKEQGGRVFTVSQRGRRVTGEATSGEVEIDFPRGSVDFQYITPGLKVWKSDDPALTRELRKTYSGELHGRDIPLTINATARVGQPLRVFVSSESLGQIELETEAPLEEARKHALSESVLQEQFSRLGGSGYSLESLSAKIAGTPMVPLSVLGKLRKEMITQLDEARQQMARFRRTIQHDLVLSQMQSEVETATTEPGEPKLIVLTRSMHQLEAAISQGVETVYADFQDIRQYKEAVPLAHDAGAKIFLVTPRIQKPGEMGIFKALSKHGADGYVVRNLSGLKYFTELGATCIADFSFNAANELTVDWLRKHGATRVTPSYDLNRDQLLVMAQHCATQHLELVIHQHMPMFHMEHCVFCSVLSPGTNKTNCGRPCDEHDVKLRDRVGAEHPLVADVGCRNTLFNKTPQSGAEIVQPMLELGVRNFRIELLRDDPPGEIARIISLYRDLLRGNIGGEEVWQQLKALNRVGVTRGTLEHDRDPLAII from the coding sequence ATGAACGATCCTCAGGCATCGACCGTTACTCGGCCGGAACTTCTGGCCCCTGCTGGCGACTGGGACTGTGCGCGTGCGGCCATCGCCAATGGTGCCGACGCGATCTATTTTGGTCTCGAAACGGGCTTCAATGCCCGCGCCCGAGCCAAGAACTTCTCGCTCGACGACCTGCCACGCTTGATGGAAATGCTGCACTGGCATGGGGTTCGTGGTTATACGACTGTCAACACGCTGACCTTCAGCGACGAACTGGCCACTATCGAGCCCATCATCCGCCGCATCGCCGAGGCCGGCACCGATGCCGTACTGGTGCAAGACCTGGGCCTGGTCGGGCTCATCCGCCGTACCGCCCCCGAGTTGCCGATCCACGCCTCGACGCAAATGACCCTGACTAGCGCCGAGTGCATTGCCGAGATCGAAGAAACCGGCATCGAACGCGTCGTGCTCGCCCGCGAGCTTTCGGTAAACGAGATCTCCAAGATCCACGACAAAACGACCATGCCGCTGGAAGCGTTCGTGCATGGGGCCCTGTGCGTCGCCTATAGTGGGCAGTGCCTGACCAGCGAATCGCTTGGCGGCCGCAGCGCCAACCGGGGCCAGTGTGCCCAGGCCTGTCGCTTGCCGTACGAATTAGTTTGCGACGGAGCCGATATCGACCTGGGTGCTCAGAAGTATCTCTTGAGCCCGCAAGACCTGGCCGCGTTTGCGTTGGTGCCGGAACTGCTGGCCGCCGGGGTCGTTTCGTTCAAGATCGAAGGGCGCCTGAAAACGCCTGAGTACGTGGCCAACATTACGCGTCATTACCGCCAGGCGATCGACGCCGCTTTGGCTGGTAAGCCGGTGACCTTCACCCCGCGGCAAGTTGAAGAGATGGAACTCTCCTTCTCGCGTGGCTTCTCTCCTGGCTGGCTGCATGGCTGCGATCACAAGATGCTCGTCCCGGCGACCAGCAGTTCCAAGCGAGGTGTCCTGGTGGCCGAGGTCGTGGCAGTCGATGATCGCCGCAAGCGGGTCAAGCTCGAACTGCACGGGCGTTTGAAGGCTGGCGATGGCATCGTCTTCGAAGGAGATCGTGCCGCCGGGAAAGAGCAGGGGGGACGCGTCTTCACCGTTAGCCAACGCGGACGCCGCGTCACCGGAGAAGCGACCAGCGGCGAGGTCGAAATCGACTTCCCTCGTGGCTCGGTCGACTTTCAATATATCACTCCAGGCCTGAAGGTCTGGAAGAGTGACGACCCGGCCCTCACGCGAGAACTTCGCAAGACCTACAGCGGAGAGCTTCACGGCCGCGACATCCCGCTGACGATCAACGCCACCGCGCGAGTCGGGCAGCCGCTCCGCGTATTCGTCTCTAGCGAGTCGTTGGGGCAAATCGAACTGGAAACGGAAGCCCCACTCGAGGAAGCACGTAAGCACGCTTTGAGTGAATCCGTCCTCCAAGAACAGTTCTCGCGTCTCGGGGGCAGTGGCTATAGCCTCGAGTCCCTCTCTGCCAAGATCGCCGGAACGCCGATGGTTCCGCTGAGCGTACTGGGCAAGCTTCGCAAGGAAATGATCACCCAGCTCGACGAAGCCCGTCAGCAAATGGCCCGTTTCCGGCGAACGATCCAGCATGACCTGGTGCTCTCGCAAATGCAGAGCGAAGTCGAAACAGCGACCACCGAACCAGGCGAACCGAAGCTGATCGTGCTGACCCGCTCGATGCATCAGCTAGAAGCTGCGATCAGCCAAGGGGTCGAGACCGTCTACGCCGACTTCCAGGACATTCGCCAATACAAAGAAGCCGTTCCTTTGGCTCACGATGCCGGGGCGAAGATCTTTCTGGTCACGCCACGCATTCAGAAGCCAGGCGAGATGGGAATCTTCAAGGCGCTCTCCAAGCACGGGGCTGATGGCTACGTGGTGCGTAACCTGTCCGGGCTGAAGTACTTCACCGAACTCGGTGCTACCTGCATCGCGGACTTCTCGTTCAACGCGGCCAACGAGCTGACAGTCGATTGGCTTCGCAAGCATGGGGCGACGCGGGTTACGCCGTCGTATGACCTCAACCGTGACCAACTGCTGGTGATGGCCCAGCACTGTGCGACGCAGCACCTGGAACTGGTCATTCACCAGCACATGCCGATGTTCCACATGGAACACTGCGTCTTCTGCAGCGTCCTTTCGCCTGGCACGAACAAGACCAACTGCGGCCGTCCGTGCGACGAGCACGACGTCAAGCTGCGCGATCGCGTCGGGGCCGAGCACCCGCTGGTCGCCGACGTCGGATGCCGCAACACGCTGTTCAACAAAACACCTCAAAGTGGTGCCGAGATCGTTCAGCCGATGCTGGAGTTGGGCGTCCGCAACTTCCGCATCGAACTGCTTCGTGATGATCCGCCGGGCGAGATTGCCCGGATCATTTCGCTTTACCGCGATTTGCTCCGCGGAAACATTGGCGGTGAAGAAGTCTGGCAGCAATTGAAAGCGTTGAACCGAGTCGGCGTGACGCGTGGCACGCTGGAACACGATCGCGACCCGTTGGCCATTATCTAG
- a CDS encoding DUF1579 family protein, with product MRLASRLMGIVFLAGLVSVAVAQEASQAEFDSLESAALEEAQQKLGASAKPHPYMNALVGTCKTAHVELDKDGKEVSVVEGTAEFKSIQQGHWVTQSYQRLSKDRTIESFSVLGYDGEKQKFVGLWIDKKTPFSMPFEGQLDDKTGILKEIGTQQSLYGPILFIMVA from the coding sequence ATGCGACTTGCTAGCAGGTTGATGGGGATCGTTTTCTTGGCGGGGCTCGTGTCGGTTGCGGTCGCTCAGGAAGCATCGCAAGCGGAATTCGACAGTTTGGAGTCTGCGGCCCTGGAAGAGGCCCAACAAAAGCTTGGTGCTTCGGCTAAACCGCATCCGTATATGAATGCCTTGGTTGGCACTTGTAAGACAGCCCACGTCGAATTGGATAAGGATGGGAAGGAAGTCTCGGTTGTCGAAGGGACGGCGGAGTTCAAGTCGATTCAACAGGGGCATTGGGTGACACAGTCCTATCAGCGATTGTCCAAAGATCGAACGATCGAATCATTTAGTGTTCTGGGGTACGACGGCGAAAAGCAGAAGTTTGTCGGTCTATGGATTGATAAGAAGACACCATTTTCGATGCCTTTCGAGGGGCAGCTTGACGACAAAACGGGCATCTTGAAAGAGATAGGAACCCAGCAATCGCTGTACGGCCCCATCCTGTTTATTATGGTAGCCTAG
- a CDS encoding DUF4261 domain-containing protein — protein sequence MLEDNADSRDYRVRLFYKAKPNVPKGAILDKMQTRAEGFAPRDGKRDSDRLDFRHPKHVTNIGGKSVGATWSIRAEEIEYPGDLTPFLPALEQSWLWDDAEETVGDCEHQLVVIDQTASNMRPIERLQMMQFLVASVIEAVPCDAIYWEATEQFLDPQKFLSGLDDVPAKPWKAPGAFNVRVSRVIGYGERRDDESRDMIVDSLGLGVLGWPDFQCHFRGLDWREIQQIVYEKALEVFENGPKLQDGQAFPGITSSQVWKCRFEEALLGPPRKVIDIDPGIPYCAGLRYAITAGVYVK from the coding sequence GTGCTCGAAGACAACGCTGATTCGCGCGACTACCGTGTCCGATTGTTCTACAAAGCGAAACCAAACGTTCCTAAAGGGGCGATCCTGGACAAGATGCAAACGCGAGCGGAAGGCTTTGCACCGCGCGATGGGAAGCGAGATTCCGATCGTCTGGACTTTCGTCACCCCAAGCATGTCACCAATATCGGTGGCAAGTCGGTTGGGGCGACGTGGAGTATTCGAGCCGAAGAGATTGAATACCCCGGCGACCTGACCCCTTTCCTGCCGGCCCTGGAGCAGTCGTGGTTGTGGGACGATGCCGAAGAAACTGTAGGTGACTGCGAGCATCAACTGGTAGTCATCGATCAGACCGCGTCGAACATGCGTCCGATCGAACGGCTACAGATGATGCAGTTTCTGGTGGCCAGTGTGATTGAAGCCGTTCCTTGTGATGCGATCTACTGGGAAGCTACCGAGCAGTTTCTCGATCCCCAGAAGTTCCTCTCGGGACTGGACGATGTACCGGCCAAACCGTGGAAGGCACCCGGCGCGTTCAACGTGCGCGTCTCGCGGGTGATCGGCTATGGCGAACGCCGCGATGATGAATCGCGTGACATGATCGTCGATAGCTTGGGACTGGGGGTCTTGGGGTGGCCTGACTTTCAATGTCACTTCCGTGGATTGGATTGGCGCGAGATTCAGCAGATCGTCTACGAGAAGGCCTTGGAAGTCTTCGAAAATGGTCCCAAGCTGCAGGACGGCCAGGCCTTCCCTGGTATCACTTCTTCTCAAGTGTGGAAGTGTCGTTTCGAGGAAGCACTGCTCGGTCCGCCACGTAAGGTAATCGACATTGATCCAGGCATTCCTTACTGTGCCGGCCTGCGATATGCCATCACCGCAGGCGTTTACGTGAAGTAG